GGATCGATCCGCCACCGGATGCCGCCGTTACAGAGGCGCGCGGGCGATTGCTGACGCTTGGTGCGATCAATGAGGATGGCCGCCCGACTGCGCATGGAGAAGCCATTGCGGCAATCCCGCTGCCGCCCCGCCTCGCGCACATGCTGATCGCGGCGGAGGACAGGGCGTTGGCCGCAGAGGTGGCGATGCTGTTGAGCGAGCGGGGATTGGGTGGCCCGGATACCGATATCGATGCCCGTTTGTCGCGATGGCGGGGGGGCCGGGGCAAACGCGCCGAAGCCGCCCGATCAATTGCGCATCGCTGGGCCGATGGTGCCCGACGCGGCGACGGTGGGGCGGGGCAGTGCATTGCGCTGGCATTCCCGGACCGTGTGGCAAAGCGGCGTTCGGGGGATGGCGTGGACTGGATTAGTGTCGGGGGCGGGGCTTTCGGCTCGATCCTGCATCTTCACTGGCTCGTGCCGAATGGCTGGCCGTGGCGGAAACTCAAGGGGGGCGGCGGGGGCGCGGATCGTGTCGGCTGCGATGCTGAGCGGTGGAGAAGTGGAAGCCCTGTTTGCCGATAGGATCGCCGTCAAAGAATTGCTGAAGTTCGATGCTGCGACGGGGGGCGTGACGGCGCGGCGGGAGCGGCGGTTTGGGGCCATTATGCTGAGTTCGGCTCCTTTCGATGCGTCACGTGAAGCTGTTGCCGAAGCGTTGGTCGAGGGTGTGCGTGTTCATGGCTTGTCGGTTTTGTCATTGTCGGAAGCGGCGCTGGCGCTTCAGGCGCGGGCCGGGTTTGCGGGCGTTCCGGGCATTGATGACGCGACCCTGATCGAGCATCTGGACGACTGGCTGCCGGGCCTTGTTGTTGGGAAGCGGCGGCTGTCAGAGATTGACGCTGGTACGCTGATTCAGAGCTGGCTGAACCTGCTCGACTGGAGCGACCAGCAGGCCATCAACGCACGCGCGCCTCGCGAATTCGTGTCGCTGGCGGGGACGCATCACGCCATCGACTATGGGGCACCTGCCGGGCCAACCGTGGAATTGCGGGTGCAGGCTTTGTTCGGGCTGGCGACGCATCCGACAATTGGGAACGGTGTTCCGCTCGTTCTCAGCCTGACGTCGCCGGGTGCGAAACCGATCCAGACGACGCGTGACTTGCCGGGTTTCTGGAAGGGAAGCTGGTCCGATGTCGCAAAGGAAATGCGCGGGCGTTATCCCCGGCACAACTGGCCCGACGATCCGGCCGGAGCGGCCGCATCGCTCAAGACCAAGAAGGCGCTTGCGAGGGACCGGTGATCTGCGGCATTGAGGCACGCATGAGCCACGCCCGCATCTTTCAAAAGCCCAAGAATGCCATGCAGTCCGGTCGCGCAGGCACCGACAACTGGATATTGGAGTTCGAACCCATAGAGGCGAAGAAGCCCGATCCGTTGACCGGATGGGCAGGTTCGGGCGATACGCGCGGGCAGATCGTGTTAACGTTCCCGACCGTCGAAGCGGCGAAAAGCTATGCTGATCGGCACGGGGTCACCGCGCACGTCATTCCGGCACCGGAGCGGTTGTTGAAGCTGCAAACTTATGCGGACAATTTTAAGTAAGGCGGTGCTGGAGTCTGGTGTCCGTCTAGAAAATCGACGGCCCCAGCAACAATAACAGCTTCACGTCGATCACGATGCCATCACGGCGCTTGCGCTCGATGAACGCGGGCACGTCGGCCAGCGCGATCCGATGAACGGTGATGTCCTCACCCTCGACCCCGCCGCCTTCACCGACTTTCGTCAGACCATGCGCCTTCACAAGAGTGAATGTTTCCGACACCATTCCTGGCGACGAGGCGTATGTGCCGAGAAGTTCGATATGGTCGGGCCGCCAGCCGGTTTCCTCCTCCAGTTCGCGTGCCGCAGAGGTGGCGATGTCTTCGCCCTCGGTTTCGTCACCGACCAGACCGGCTGGAAGTTCGAGGCACTGCGCCTGTAGCGGCACCCGGTATTGCTCGACGAGCAGCACATGATCGTCAGCTATGGCAACAATCACCGCCGCGCCGATGTTGCGCGCCCGACCGACATATTCCCATTTTCCGCGCCGTTTTGCCGTTATGTAACGGCCAGCCCACATGGTTTCTTCGGGTTCGTCAGTCACAGTTGAACCGTCACAGTTCGATCAGGCGATCGGGTAGTTCGTCCACGTCATCATCCGCGCGCGGCAGGTGGCTGGAAAGAATGGTTCCGACCTGCCCAATGGCGGCGATCATGCCGTCTGCAATTCGTCCTTCCCGGACTTCCCGGATCAACGCGGCCATTGCGTCGCCCCATTCTGTGTCAGGCACGACGCTGTGAACAGCCTGATCCGCAACGATCTCCGCCATATGTTCGCCCAGTGACAGGTAGATCAATATGCCGGTGTGTCCCGCGGTTCGCGCCTCGGTGCCGACCTTGAATAGTTCAAGCGCGCGCCGCCGCACCCGTCGCCGACGGGTTGCTTTCGGTGTTAGCCACAGCCGCAATGGCATATAGGTCAGCCCGTAACGGACGATCAGGAACAGTACGGCCAGCACGGTCCACAGCACCGTCAGAACACGCATTAGCGAAGGTTCATGCACCCATCCGCCACTGAACACGCCGAGCAGGTGCAGATAGGCGTCGGGCCAGATCGCAAAGGCCGCCAGTGCCAGGAACATCGCCAGCACAGCGTAATGCAGCCCGGCATCGTGATAGCTGTCCGACCGGTCGGCAACGATCGTAACGATCTCCCCCGACGTTCCGGATTCTGCGGTTTGCACTGCATCGCTGATCGCTTGCCGTTCGGCATCCGTGGGGCGACGCATCACCATCCCCCGGATGCTCCGCCGCCACCGAACGAACCGCCGCCCCCGGAAAAGCCTCCGCCTCCGCCGTCTCCGCCGCCGCCGCCCCAGTCAGACCCGCCGCCACCACGTCCGCGCATTGCCGCATCGAGTGCGCTCCACAAGATGATCGAACCGAGGCCGCTGCCGCCGTGGCTGCGCCCGCTTGCTCCCCGCCGCAACAGAGGCAAAACGAAAAAGATGAAGAGAAAGATGAAGGGCAGGATGGCACCAATCGGAATTCCCGCACCGCTTTTGCGCGTCTCAGTCGCTGCTGCTGCCATCTGCGCCTGTGCCTGTTCGGGTGGCAGCTTGATCTGTTCGGCAATCGCATCCACGCCCGCGCTGATTCCGCCTGGGTAATCATTGGCTTTGAAATGAGGCAGTATCTGCGTGTTGATGATGATGCCGGAGTAAGCATCCGTCAGTACCGGTTCGAGCCCGTATCCGACCTCGATCCGCACCTTTCGGTCGTTCGGCGCGACGAGCAGGATTGCACCGTCGTTGACGTCTTTCTTTCCCAAAGCCCATGCGCGGCCCAGCTTGTAGCCATAGTCCTCGATCGGATAGCCCTGAAGATCAGGGATGGTCGCGACGACGAGTTGATGCCCCGACGCGGTTTCCTGCGCCTGTAGTTTGGCATCGAGCGCGGCCACCTGGTCGGGCGACAATATCTTCGCCGCATCGACGACCCGCCCCGTCAGGGGAGGGAACGTCTGCGCAAAGGCTGGCATCGCGAACAATGCGATGAGCAGCGCGATCATGCTTTTCAGGCCGATAATCCTGAGCGACTGCACTGTCTTGTTACCTTGGATAAAAGGGCAGGGGTTCCGACTTAGTTGAAATCAACCTTAGGCGCGTTCTGTGCCCCGGCAGATGTTGCGGTGTATGTCGCCATCGGTTTCGCGCCATAGAAAATCTTGGCACCGATCGCCGCCGGGAACGTGCGGATTTGGGTGTTATACGACTGCACCGCGACATTATAATCGCGGATCGCAATGTTGATGCGGTTCTCGGTACCCTCGATCTGCTGCATGAACGTCGAGAAGTTCGCCTGGCTCTTCAACTCGGGATAGGCCTCGACATTGGCCATTAACCGGCTGAGCGATCCGCTCAACTGGCCCTGCGCGGCCTGAAACTGAGCGACCTTGGCAGGATCGGTCAGATCGTTCGCGCTGACCTGAATCGAGGTCGCCTTTGCGCGCGCTTCGATCACATCGGTCAGAATTTTGCCTTCGGACGCTGCCGAACCCTTTACCGTCGCCTGCAAATTGGGGATCAGGTCGGCGCGGCGCTGATACGACGCCTGAACGTCCGCCCATTTGGCTTTTGCATTTTCTTCGGCGGTTGGGATTGAATTGATGCCGCAACCGGCCAGTGCAACCGCTGCGACGGGTGCGATCAGGGCAAAGCGTGATGGGAAACGCATGGTCGTGGCTCTCCGGTCTGTGTGTAGTGCGCGATTAATACACCAGCGGTGTAGGGCAGCGCAATCGGCCACGCAATCGGGGTTGCAATCGATCACGTTTCGTAGGCTATTTCGTAAACAGCAGAAAAGGAGGAAATGATGTTTCAGGAATTCAAGGCATTCGTCAGTCGGGGCAATGTGCTCGACCTCGCCGTCGCGGTCATAATTGGCGCGGCGTTCGGCAAGATCGTCACTTCGCTTACCGATGATATCATCATGCCGATTATCGGTAAGGTGTTCGGTGGCCTGGATTTTTCCAGTTATTTCCTGGTGCTGGGTAAGATCCCCGCCCACTATGCTGGCTCACCCACTGACTATGCAGCGTTGAAGAAAGCGGGCGTCGCCTTGCTCGGCTATGGCGAATTCGTCACTCAAGCGGTGAATTTCCTCATCGTCGCCTTCATCATCTTCATGCTTGTCCGCGCGGCAAACAAAGTAATGAAGGTCGAAGCGGTCGCGGCCGCTGACCCTGCCGATGTAGCGTTGCTGA
This genomic stretch from Sphingomonas paeninsulae harbors:
- a CDS encoding ETC complex I subunit — protein: MSHARIFQKPKNAMQSGRAGTDNWILEFEPIEAKKPDPLTGWAGSGDTRGQIVLTFPTVEAAKSYADRHGVTAHVIPAPERLLKLQTYADNFK
- a CDS encoding NUDIX hydrolase — encoded protein: MTDEPEETMWAGRYITAKRRGKWEYVGRARNIGAAVIVAIADDHVLLVEQYRVPLQAQCLELPAGLVGDETEGEDIATSAARELEEETGWRPDHIELLGTYASSPGMVSETFTLVKAHGLTKVGEGGGVEGEDITVHRIALADVPAFIERKRRDGIVIDVKLLLLLGPSIF
- a CDS encoding TPM domain-containing protein codes for the protein MRRPTDAERQAISDAVQTAESGTSGEIVTIVADRSDSYHDAGLHYAVLAMFLALAAFAIWPDAYLHLLGVFSGGWVHEPSLMRVLTVLWTVLAVLFLIVRYGLTYMPLRLWLTPKATRRRRVRRRALELFKVGTEARTAGHTGILIYLSLGEHMAEIVADQAVHSVVPDTEWGDAMAALIREVREGRIADGMIAAIGQVGTILSSHLPRADDDVDELPDRLIEL
- a CDS encoding TPM domain-containing protein → MIALLIALFAMPAFAQTFPPLTGRVVDAAKILSPDQVAALDAKLQAQETASGHQLVVATIPDLQGYPIEDYGYKLGRAWALGKKDVNDGAILLVAPNDRKVRIEVGYGLEPVLTDAYSGIIINTQILPHFKANDYPGGISAGVDAIAEQIKLPPEQAQAQMAAAATETRKSGAGIPIGAILPFIFLFIFFVLPLLRRGASGRSHGGSGLGSIILWSALDAAMRGRGGGGSDWGGGGGDGGGGGFSGGGGSFGGGGASGGW
- a CDS encoding LemA family protein; this encodes MRFPSRFALIAPVAAVALAGCGINSIPTAEENAKAKWADVQASYQRRADLIPNLQATVKGSAASEGKILTDVIEARAKATSIQVSANDLTDPAKVAQFQAAQGQLSGSLSRLMANVEAYPELKSQANFSTFMQQIEGTENRINIAIRDYNVAVQSYNTQIRTFPAAIGAKIFYGAKPMATYTATSAGAQNAPKVDFN
- the mscL gene encoding large conductance mechanosensitive channel protein MscL; amino-acid sequence: MFQEFKAFVSRGNVLDLAVAVIIGAAFGKIVTSLTDDIIMPIIGKVFGGLDFSSYFLVLGKIPAHYAGSPTDYAALKKAGVALLGYGEFVTQAVNFLIVAFIIFMLVRAANKVMKVEAVAAADPADVALLKEIRDELRARPKL